From Amycolatopsis sp. YIM 10, the proteins below share one genomic window:
- the dut gene encoding dUTP diphosphatase, with the protein MSSVQVLLSRVDPGVPLPGYARHGDAGADLVTTEDVVLDPGERVVVGTGIAIALPEGYAGFVHPRSGLAARAGLSVVNTPGTIDSGYRGEIRVCLINHDPREPLKLARGDRIAQLVVQRVEHARFVEVAELPETERGGGGYGSTGGHAVLSSGVPAGEETEK; encoded by the coding sequence CCCGGGTTGATCCCGGCGTCCCGCTGCCCGGCTACGCCCGTCACGGCGACGCCGGTGCCGATCTCGTCACCACCGAGGACGTGGTGCTCGATCCGGGGGAGCGGGTGGTGGTCGGAACCGGGATCGCGATCGCGCTCCCCGAGGGTTACGCCGGTTTTGTGCACCCACGGTCCGGCCTGGCGGCCAGGGCCGGGCTGTCCGTGGTGAACACCCCGGGCACGATCGACTCCGGCTACCGCGGGGAGATCAGGGTCTGCCTGATCAACCACGACCCGCGGGAGCCGCTGAAGCTGGCGCGCGGGGACCGGATCGCGCAACTGGTGGTGCAGCGCGTCGAACACGCGCGGTTCGTCGAGGTGGCGGAACTGCCGGAGACGGAGCGGGGCGGCGGCGGTTACGGGTCGACCGGCGGCCACGCGGTGTTGAGCTCCGGCGTACCCGCCGGTGAGGAAACGGAGAAGTAG
- a CDS encoding DUF3710 domain-containing protein: MGIFGRKRRASAGDERPRGRHAAPDDNDDADDYDDESYLEPEETTGPYDVADAPEDDGIPRIDLGSVRVPVPEGAQVQVEMDQASGGVRAVHVVTPVGQVTVSGYAAPKSGGLWTEVCGELTEQLRSDGAKVQPGRGEWGMELSAIVGEVALRFIGVDGPRWMLRGVIAGPQSQAAAAPDVLREIVRHTIVVRGDAPMPVRTPLTIELPEAVQQHIAQQQGG, translated from the coding sequence GTGGGGATTTTCGGACGTAAGCGGCGCGCGTCGGCCGGGGACGAGCGGCCGAGGGGGAGGCACGCGGCGCCCGACGACAACGACGACGCCGACGACTACGACGACGAGTCGTACCTCGAGCCCGAGGAGACGACCGGGCCCTACGACGTCGCCGACGCGCCGGAGGACGACGGGATCCCGCGCATCGACCTGGGTTCGGTGCGGGTGCCGGTGCCCGAAGGTGCGCAGGTGCAGGTCGAGATGGACCAGGCCAGCGGCGGGGTGCGCGCGGTGCACGTGGTGACGCCGGTGGGGCAGGTCACCGTCAGCGGGTACGCGGCACCGAAGTCCGGTGGCCTGTGGACCGAGGTCTGCGGGGAGCTGACCGAGCAGCTGCGCTCGGACGGCGCGAAGGTGCAGCCGGGCCGCGGCGAGTGGGGCATGGAGCTGTCGGCGATCGTCGGTGAGGTGGCGCTGCGGTTCATCGGGGTCGACGGGCCGCGGTGGATGCTGCGCGGGGTGATCGCCGGGCCGCAGTCGCAGGCGGCCGCGGCGCCGGACGTGCTGCGGGAGATCGTGCGCCACACCATCGTCGTCCGCGGCGACGCCCCGATGCCGGTGCGGACGCCGCTGACCATCGAGCTGCCGGAGGCCGTGCAGCAGCACATCGCCCAGCAGCAGGGCGGCTAG
- a CDS encoding OB-fold nucleic acid binding domain-containing protein, with protein MPAKDGGYFSRLVRKLTTDVEELDADDLSQESEKSGARRACDCRSGEEVTVLGRLRSVELCPSSEVATLEAELFDGTDGVTLVWLGRRRIPGIEPGRTVKARGRMADRDGRKVLYNPYYELQTTS; from the coding sequence ATGCCCGCCAAAGACGGCGGCTACTTCAGCCGGTTGGTTCGCAAGCTGACCACCGACGTCGAGGAGCTCGACGCCGACGATCTCTCCCAGGAGTCCGAAAAGTCCGGTGCGCGCCGCGCCTGTGACTGCCGGTCGGGTGAGGAAGTGACCGTGCTCGGGCGGCTCAGAAGCGTCGAGCTGTGCCCCTCCAGCGAGGTGGCCACCCTGGAGGCCGAACTGTTCGACGGGACCGACGGGGTCACCCTGGTCTGGCTCGGCCGACGGCGCATCCCGGGCATCGAGCCTGGGCGGACGGTGAAGGCACGTGGCAGGATGGCGGACCGCGACGGCCGCAAGGTGCTCTACAACCCGTACTACGAGTTGCAGACCACTTCCTGA
- a CDS encoding TrkA family potassium uptake protein, whose product MRVAIAGAGAVGRSIAAELVDAGHQVMLIERQSDQFMPETVEQADWVLGDACEVSTLEESDIELCDVVIAATGDDKVNLVVSLLAKTEFAVRRVVARVNNPANEWLFNDAWGVDVAVSTPRMLAAMVEEAVSVGDLVRLMTFRQSQANLVEITLPEETPLAGRPVADLALPRDAALVTILRGERVIVPQPDDPLEAGDELLFVSQSDVEPEIRAALGY is encoded by the coding sequence ATGCGGGTCGCCATTGCCGGAGCCGGCGCGGTCGGCCGGTCGATCGCCGCGGAACTGGTGGACGCCGGGCACCAGGTGATGCTGATCGAGCGCCAGTCCGACCAGTTCATGCCGGAGACCGTGGAGCAGGCCGACTGGGTGCTCGGCGACGCCTGCGAGGTGTCCACTCTGGAGGAGTCGGACATCGAGCTGTGCGACGTGGTGATCGCGGCCACCGGGGACGACAAGGTGAACCTGGTGGTCTCGCTGCTGGCGAAGACCGAGTTCGCGGTGCGCCGGGTGGTGGCCAGGGTGAACAACCCGGCCAACGAGTGGCTGTTCAACGACGCCTGGGGGGTGGACGTGGCGGTGTCCACCCCGCGCATGCTGGCGGCGATGGTGGAGGAGGCGGTCAGCGTCGGTGACCTGGTGCGGCTGATGACCTTCCGGCAGAGCCAGGCGAACCTGGTGGAGATCACCCTGCCGGAGGAGACCCCGCTGGCCGGTCGCCCGGTCGCGGACCTGGCGCTGCCGAGGGACGCGGCGCTGGTGACGATCCTGCGCGGGGAGCGGGTGATCGTGCCGCAGCCGGACGACCCGCTGGAGGCGGGGGACGAGCTGCTGTTCGTCTCACAGTCCGATGTGGAACCGGAGATCCGCGCGGCGCTGGGGTACTGA
- a CDS encoding alpha/beta fold hydrolase gives MTCTTAVLLPGTGSDEVFVRAAFAGPLREAGIALTAPAPPPDGTALIEGYLAAFEATAAGVDGKLLVGGVSLGAHLAVEWALRHPERCSGLLLALPAWNGVPDGAPASVAARISADMVERDGLADALRIATDGVAPWLAAELNRAWPRHAAGLAAGLRAAGAHPAPTLDALAQLRVPVGIAACTDDPVHPVAVANAWAAALPRAHVRETTLAALGEDRAALGRAAIEAWQQASASQGSD, from the coding sequence GTGACCTGCACGACCGCCGTTCTGTTGCCCGGCACCGGATCCGACGAAGTTTTCGTCCGCGCGGCGTTCGCCGGGCCACTGCGCGAGGCCGGGATCGCGCTGACCGCACCGGCACCGCCGCCCGATGGCACGGCGCTGATCGAGGGATACCTGGCCGCATTCGAGGCAACCGCGGCGGGCGTCGACGGAAAACTGCTGGTCGGCGGCGTCTCACTGGGTGCGCACCTGGCGGTCGAATGGGCGCTGCGCCACCCTGAACGGTGTTCGGGACTGCTGCTGGCGTTGCCCGCGTGGAACGGTGTTCCGGACGGGGCCCCGGCTTCGGTCGCGGCCCGGATCTCGGCGGACATGGTGGAGCGGGACGGTCTCGCCGACGCGTTGCGGATCGCCACCGATGGCGTCGCGCCCTGGCTGGCGGCAGAACTGAACCGCGCCTGGCCCCGGCACGCCGCCGGTCTGGCGGCCGGTCTGCGGGCCGCGGGCGCCCACCCCGCGCCGACGCTGGATGCCTTGGCACAGCTGCGGGTTCCGGTGGGCATCGCGGCCTGCACGGACGACCCCGTGCACCCGGTCGCGGTCGCCAACGCCTGGGCGGCGGCGCTGCCACGGGCACACGTGCGCGAAACCACCCTGGCGGCACTGGGCGAGGACCGGGCCGCACTGGGCCGAGCCGCGATCGAAGCCTGGCAACAGGCGAGTGCCTCGCAAGGCAGCGATTAG
- a CDS encoding TrkA family potassium uptake protein, with translation MHVVIMGCGRVGASLAAALERLGHEVAVIDRDQQSFRRLGSDFHGQQVVGVGFDRQVLIEAGIERAGAFAAVSSGDNSNIISARVARENFGVEHVVARIYDHKRAAVYERLGIPTVATVPWTTDRFLRTLLPDGVASAWRDPSGTVALLQLPLHEDWIGRSVAQLQTETGARVAFIMRFGTGVLPDSKAVLQSGDVVYVAAHSGTVSDVTSVASRSPEEED, from the coding sequence GTGCACGTGGTGATCATGGGATGCGGCCGGGTGGGCGCATCGCTGGCCGCCGCACTCGAACGGCTCGGGCACGAGGTCGCGGTGATCGACCGCGACCAGCAGTCGTTTCGCAGGCTGGGCAGCGACTTCCACGGCCAGCAGGTGGTCGGGGTCGGGTTCGACCGGCAGGTGCTGATCGAGGCCGGGATCGAGCGCGCCGGGGCCTTCGCGGCGGTGTCCAGCGGGGACAACTCGAACATCATCTCGGCCAGGGTGGCCAGGGAGAACTTCGGCGTCGAGCACGTGGTGGCGCGGATCTACGACCACAAGCGCGCCGCGGTCTACGAGCGGCTCGGCATTCCGACGGTGGCCACCGTGCCGTGGACCACCGACCGGTTCCTGCGCACCCTGCTGCCCGACGGCGTCGCTTCGGCCTGGCGGGACCCGTCCGGCACGGTCGCGCTGCTGCAACTGCCGCTGCACGAGGACTGGATCGGCCGCAGCGTGGCCCAGCTCCAGACCGAGACCGGCGCGCGGGTGGCGTTCATCATGCGGTTCGGCACCGGGGTGCTGCCCGATTCCAAGGCCGTGCTGCAGTCCGGGGACGTGGTCTACGTGGCCGCGCACTCGGGCACGGTGAGCGATGTGACGAGCGTGGCCTCGCGCTCCCCGGAAGAGGAGGACTGA
- a CDS encoding DUF3159 domain-containing protein: MSENPRTEPKEADGEGEKQDRKLPTVWEDMGGAIGLFYSSFPVMVFVLVNSFAGLTAGIWSAVGVGVFFVVFRAIRKEPLKPAISGFIGIAISGFIAYRTGSAKGFFLVGIWFSLVCFGIVALTIVFRYPLVGVLWSVMNRVPMKWKKDKSSVYGYDLATGALAAVFGARFIVQRWLYEEDYTGWLAFAKIAMGYPLWGLALIVVVWAIRRADKRIKEREAQEPAEETDEQAEARLREKYAQTPDQGA; encoded by the coding sequence GTGAGCGAAAACCCGCGAACCGAGCCCAAGGAAGCCGACGGCGAGGGCGAGAAGCAGGACCGCAAGCTGCCCACGGTCTGGGAGGACATGGGCGGCGCGATCGGGCTGTTCTACTCGTCCTTCCCGGTGATGGTCTTCGTGCTGGTGAACTCGTTCGCCGGGCTGACGGCGGGGATCTGGAGCGCGGTCGGCGTCGGTGTCTTTTTTGTCGTCTTCCGCGCGATCCGCAAGGAACCGCTCAAGCCGGCCATCTCCGGGTTCATCGGCATCGCGATCTCCGGGTTCATCGCCTACCGCACCGGCTCGGCGAAGGGTTTCTTCCTGGTCGGGATCTGGTTCAGCCTGGTCTGCTTCGGCATCGTGGCGCTCACCATCGTGTTCCGGTACCCGCTGGTCGGGGTGCTGTGGAGCGTGATGAACCGCGTGCCGATGAAGTGGAAGAAGGACAAGTCCTCGGTCTACGGCTACGACCTGGCCACCGGTGCGCTGGCCGCGGTCTTCGGCGCCCGGTTCATCGTGCAGCGCTGGCTCTACGAGGAGGACTACACCGGCTGGCTGGCCTTCGCGAAGATCGCCATGGGCTATCCGCTGTGGGGCCTGGCGCTGATCGTGGTGGTGTGGGCGATCCGGCGCGCGGACAAGCGCATCAAGGAACGAGAAGCCCAGGAGCCCGCCGAGGAGACCGACGAGCAGGCCGAGGCCCGGCTGCGGGAGAAGTACGCGCAGACGCCGGATCAGGGCGCATAA
- a CDS encoding LysE family translocator — protein MPNSAEWLIFLGTAAIFAITPGPGILYVLARSLRGGRAEGLRSVAGNGIGASVHVVAAALGLSALLATSAAFTVVKFAGAAYLVYLGVQAIFRRHDDEAGAEPKRGNPLVQGMWTELLNPKTALYFMALLPHFVHPEQAPAPLVFILLGLIALAMAMAADLVVALSAGTLGKRLLDHPRWRVRQRVAGGATMIGLGAFVAVAD, from the coding sequence GTGCCGAATTCCGCCGAGTGGCTGATTTTCCTCGGGACCGCGGCGATCTTCGCGATCACGCCGGGTCCCGGGATCCTGTACGTGCTCGCCCGCAGCCTCCGCGGCGGGCGAGCCGAGGGCCTGCGTTCGGTGGCGGGCAACGGGATCGGCGCCTCGGTGCACGTGGTGGCGGCGGCGCTCGGGTTGTCCGCGCTGCTGGCGACCTCGGCGGCCTTCACCGTGGTCAAGTTCGCCGGCGCGGCCTACCTGGTCTATCTCGGCGTGCAGGCCATCTTCCGCAGGCACGACGACGAGGCAGGCGCCGAGCCCAAGCGCGGAAACCCGCTCGTGCAGGGCATGTGGACCGAACTGCTGAACCCCAAGACCGCCCTGTACTTCATGGCGTTGCTGCCCCATTTCGTGCACCCCGAGCAGGCCCCGGCGCCGCTCGTGTTCATCCTGCTCGGCCTGATCGCGCTCGCCATGGCGATGGCCGCCGACCTCGTGGTGGCGTTGTCCGCCGGCACGCTGGGCAAGCGGCTGCTGGACCATCCGCGGTGGCGCGTGCGCCAGCGCGTGGCCGGCGGCGCCACGATGATCGGCCTCGGCGCGTTTGTAGCTGTCGCCGACTAG